The Roseofilum capinflatum BLCC-M114 genome contains a region encoding:
- a CDS encoding type II toxin-antitoxin system VapC family toxin codes for MATKEVYNIMPSVYVETSVISYLTARPSRDLIIAGHQQITSEWWVTERPKFEIYISELVIQEARRGDPNAAQERLDLLETLAALKISPLALELSELFLRKATIPQTAAADSLHIAISVINGMDYLLTWNCKHIANAITRKKIEQICRERGYEPSVICTPEELMEDNDET; via the coding sequence ATGGCAACCAAAGAGGTTTATAATATTATGCCTAGCGTTTACGTTGAAACCTCTGTTATTAGCTACCTCACAGCACGTCCTAGTCGTGACCTTATTATTGCTGGGCATCAACAAATTACTAGCGAGTGGTGGGTAACTGAGCGTCCTAAATTTGAGATTTATATTTCAGAACTCGTTATTCAAGAAGCTCGTAGGGGAGACCCTAATGCTGCACAAGAAAGATTAGACTTACTGGAAACCCTAGCTGCTTTAAAAATTTCTCCTCTTGCCCTAGAACTGTCTGAACTCTTTTTAAGGAAGGCTACTATTCCCCAAACAGCAGCAGCAGATTCTCTGCATATTGCGATAAGTGTGATCAATGGGATGGATTATTTACTCACTTGGAATTGCAAACATATTGCCAATGCCATAACCCGAAAAAAGATTGAACAAATCTGTCGTGAAAGAGGTTATGAACCCTCAGTTATTTGTACCCCTGAAGAATTAATGGAGGATAATGATGAAACCTGA